A genomic region of Vicia villosa cultivar HV-30 ecotype Madison, WI unplaced genomic scaffold, Vvil1.0 ctg.000192F_1_1_1, whole genome shotgun sequence contains the following coding sequences:
- the LOC131625169 gene encoding protein MAIN-LIKE 1-like — MQGAFVERWHKETSSFHLPVGELTITLHDVQCLLHLPIRGPLLDHSRIQRVEAIEWMMHYLGLPHEVAHLECVSTSGPHVRFNTLSLYFEFHLDAAVEAEQEGNDLFREYHRGCALRCWYMHVVGAACFVDKSARYVDVAYLRYFMDLDTVHQWNWGAATLAYLYQKLNEASNWRTRQLVGSCTLLTSWIISYFSRIHGFHIDPAYVDAMPRAARYALQRGNDAVGPYRLYLDRTMHDDVTWRPFADYAQVVPFDGVALYSGWLACGTGIMVRYLPERCMRQFGFVQIIPRSPFEAAPDTVTRVQLTAIWEEWQHHVVPEEYRRMRVTQDWHSVEGYVTWFYRVSHPLLRPDVPGAPRPAHEEILENRQAEDDHAIDLLPICQRIEMLGLDALHRDSIRVYKIDPD, encoded by the exons aaggagacgtcttctttccacttgccggtgggggagttgacgatcaccttgcatgacgtccagtgtcttctccacctgcctattagggggccgctgttggaccactccaggatccagagggtcgaggccattgagtggatgatgcactatttgggcctgccgcacgaggttgctcacctggagtgcgtctcgacttctgggcctcatgtccggttcaacacattgagcctctattttgagttccacctggacgcggcggtcgaggccgagcaggagggtaacgacctattcagggagtaccaccgcggctgcgctcttcggtgctggtacatgcatgtggtaggcgctgcatgctttgtggacaagagcgccaggtacgtcgacgtggcctacctccgctatttcatggacctggataccgttcaccagtggaactggggggcagctactctggcatatctctaccagaagctgaatgaggcctccaactggaggacgaggcagctggtcggatcctgcactctgcttacg agctggatcatctcctacttctcccgcatccacggcttccacatcgatcctgcgtacgttgacgccatgcccagggccgccagatacgccctccagagggggaacgatgcggtgggaccataccgcctgtacctggaccgcacgatgcacgacgacgtcacctggaggccgttcgccgactatgctcaggttgtccccttcgacggggttgctctatattcaggctggttggcatgcgggaccggcatcatggtccggtatctcccggagcggtgcatgcggcagtttgggttcgtgcagatcatacccaggtcacccttcgaggctgctcctgacacagtgaccagagtgcagctcactgccatatgggaggagtggcagcatcatgtggtaccggaggagtaccgtcgcatgcgggtcacccaggactggcacagtgtggaggggtacgtcacatggttctaccgggtgtcccatcctctcttgagacccgacgttcccggcgctcctaggccagcacacgaggagatcctggagaaccggcaggcggaggatgaccacgccattgatctccttccgatctgccagcggatagagatgcttgggctgGACGCGTTGCATCGAG ATTCGATTCGAGTTTATAAAATTGATCCAGACTAA